The Verrucomicrobiota bacterium genome contains the following window.
GTTTTTTCACCATGAATGCGGACCAACTCGTAGAGAGCTGCTGACTCTCCTTTTTTCGCAGACTTTGCAAATAGCTTAAGGGCTTTCGCTTCATCTTTTGCCACATACTTCCCCTCCATCAAATAACATCCCGTCTTATATTGTGAATATGGATGTCCTTTTTCTGCTGCCGACTGATAATATAAATAGGCGGTTTTATCTTGTTTCATCACCGTCTCATAAATATACGCCGCCCTGAAAATCGATTTTAGATCACCGACTTCCGCCAAATGAAGGTAACATGACAACGCTCGGTTATTGTCTACCTCCACTCCATTACCATCCTCATAAAACAGTCCTAAATTATAAATCGCTACATCATTATTCTTTTCAGCTGCTTCATTCATCCAATAAAATGCGAGGGCTTTATTTTGAGTTGTCCCTTCTCCATTGAGATAGGCCAGTCCTACGCCGACCATGGCCGACGTATCTCCCTTCTTGGCTGACATCAGGTTGTAATAAAATGCCATCGAAAGGTCCTTTTTAATCCCTTTCCCAGATTGATACATACTCCCGAGCATTGCCAGTGCATATGCATTTCCCCTGTCTGCAGCTAGCTGATACCACTTGAATGCCTCATCATTATCCGTTTTGACATGGTCACCAAAAAAATATGCTGATCCCAAACGTATATATGATCTCAGGTTACCCTTGGCCGCAGCCTTCTTATAATCTTCGATTGCCTCAGGATACTTGCCTTTTTTCCATAACAGTTCCCCCCTGATCACATCATAAACCCCACATCTCGACAAAAAGACACCGAAAGAGACGAACAATACAAAATTGATTATTAAAAAAATCTTTACTGTGGTCGCCGTACGGAACCGGATTTTTTTAACTCTTCCAAAAGGCATACTACGCCGATTTCATTTCCTGGAGGCGGAGCTGGCCGCAGGCGGCGTCGATGTCGTGGCCTTTTTCAAGGCGGAGCGTCGCGGTGACATCGTAGGAACGGACCTTTTCGGCAAAGGCAATTTGTCGCGCCTCGGTGGGCCGGGTCCATTCCAGCCCGTCGACTTTATTGTAGGGAATCAGGTTCACCTTGACCTTGAGGTTACGACAGATTTTTCCGAGGGCATCGGCGTCCGCTGGGGAGTCATTGACCCCGGCTATCAGGATATATTCAAAGGTAATCATCTGACTGCGGAATTTCAGGTATTCACGGCAAGCACCCAAAAGCTCTTCCAACGGGTATTTTTTATTCACCGGCATGATTTTATCCCGAGTCTCATCTGTGGCCCCGTGGAGAGAGATGGCCAGACGGATCTGCTGGGGTTCCTGCGCCAAGCGTTTGATTTCAGGAACCAGTCCGCTGGTGGAAAGGGTCATCTTGCGGGCGCCTATCCCCACACCCCATTCGGCATTCAGAATCCGGATCGCCTTGAGCAAATTGTTGTAATTTGACAGCGGCTCACCCATTCCCATAAAAACGATATTATTGACTTTATGCCCGCCATGCTCTTCAGCGGCCATGACCTGCCCGACGATTTCGTCGGGGAGCAAATTGCGTTTCCACCCGTCGAGCCCACTGGCACAGAATTTACACCCATAAGCACACCCGACTTGCGAGGACACACAAAGCGTGTGGCGGTCGGATGTCTCGCCGTACAGGGCGGGATTTGCCGGGATCAATACACTCTCGATCATCTGGCCATCGGCGAGTTTCCAGAGGAATTTCTGGGTGGTGTCTGCCGAACCCTGCTTGCGGACGAGCTCCAGATTACCCAGCACAAAGTGCTCGGAAATCTTTTTCCTCATCTCGACAGGCAAATTGCTCATGGCATCAATGCTTTTTACCCGTTTCTTATAAATCCAATCCAGAATCTGCCCGGCCCGGTATTGAGGTTCAAATTGTTCCCCTACCCAACCCTTTAATTCCGTGTCCAAAAGTGATTTTAAATCCGTCATGTGGCGTTTAACCTAAACGACTCTTCGCCAAGTGGAAAGAGCGATTTTTTTAAATGATCATCCGCGCAAATCGCTCGATGATCCGGTTACTCTCTGGTGTCGGGACCACTGAGGCAAGGGCGGCATCGACATTCACCCCCTCTTCTTTCAGGGCCGCCGCATCCTCCTCGATATAAAGGCGCATGATGTCTTCGGTAAATTCTGGGTGGAACTGTACCCCCCAGACACGCGGGGCAAATTGCACGATATGATGGGGTTCAAATCCATTTGCCCCGAGCACTTTTGCCCCGTCCGGTAAACGGAGGGCGGTTTGTGAATGGCTCGCATGGACTTTTATCTGGCGCGGAAACTGGCCAAAAAGCGGGTCTCCAGAAGCTTCAGGGGTGAACTCCACTGAGAAAGTACCCTCTTCCGTCCCACGGGGATGATACCCGACCTGTCCCCCGAGGGCATGGGTCAGTAACTGATGCCCGTAACACACCCCGAGCACGGGCACGCCCCGGGCGATGACTCCCGGCAGCCACGACGCCATTTGCTCACTCCACGGCTCTTTGTCCGTGACCATACAATGGGCCCCGCTGATAATCACCGCACTGATACTCTCCGCTGGCGGGAGAGGATCCCCTTCATAGGCGGCACAAACCCGGGCGTGCCCGGCCAATGGACCTAAAGCATCCAGATACCATTTCTCCACGTCCCCGCAATTTGCTCGAATCCGTGGGAAAGTCGTCCCGGCCTTAATCATTAAAATCGGTTTCATCATTCACCCCCTTGCAGCAGTCCAAATGCCAGAATCCCGTATAATTCAAAAGTATTAACCACTGTGATGGGCGAGCTTACAAGAGGATCAAAAATGAACATTCTCAAGGAAACACAAGGGAGAAAAATCACTCCCGCCCCGACACAATCATTATGACCACGCTCATGACCATCACTAACACAATCAACCTGATCCATTTTTGGTCAAGCGTTCTCTCCGTCGAACGTCAAAGTGAGGTGGAACGTTAGTCGTTATCACTATCGCGTTGTTGGCTTTTTGACCGCTATTTCTTGAGAATTATCAATTTCTATAAAAGATAACTCCTTGATCTTTGCTTGTGACTTCGCATGCTCAATTGTCATACTGACTAAATTTCCTTCAGCATCTAAATCTATATAAATATTGTCATTTACTTCTTTAGTTTCTGAAATCTGAAAATCGCTAAACTCAACAAGTGCTGTATCCGTGTCTGAAAAGGATTTTATTTTCATTTTTTAGGCTCTTCGGGATTTTGAGTGGGTGAATTAAGGGTCATGAAGGATTTTTGCTCGGTGGATATCCTGCCATTTTGTGGATATTTCCACATGAGAAAAATTCCTTTACGACTTTTTAACTGCTGATATCAGCACTCCGTCCCCGCCAGATCGGGGGATGGCAGAGATAAGAAAAGATTACGACAAGATCATTACCGCCCCCTACACAAAAAAATCTGTGTGAATCGGTGAAATCTGTGGATCATCGTGGCTCGGACTCACGCCTTGGCGACGAGCTGGCGCAGGACGTAGGGGAGGATACCGCCGTGGCGGTAATACTCGACCTCGATGGGGGTGTCGATCCGGCATTTGACCGTGACATCCTCGCTCTTCCCGTCCTTGCGGATGATCCGGAGAATGAGTTCACTTTGTGGTTTGACATCATTGGTCAGGCCGACGATGTCGAATTTCTCCGTACCATCGAGCCCGAGAGTCTGTGCAGAGACCCCGTCATGGAATTGCAAGGGGAGAACCCCCATCCCGACGAGATTCGAGCGGTGGATACGTTCAAAGCTCTCTGCGACGACGGCTTTAACCCCGAGGAGGGCTGTGCCTTTGGCCGCCCAGTCGCGGGAGGAGCCGGTTCCGTACTCGTGCCCGGCAAAAATAATGAGTGGGGTTGTTTTCGATTGATAATGTTCCGCCGCATCATGGATAAAGACTTGTTCCCCTTCACCGTAGAGCTTCGTCACGCCACCTTCGATACCGGGAACCATGAGGTTTTTGATACGGACATTAGCAAAGGTGCCACGGGTCATGATCCGGTCATTACCCCGGCGTGAACCGTAGCTATTAAAGTCTTCGAAGGTGACCCCCTTTTCGATCAAGTGTTTACCAGCTGGGGAATTCTGCTTGATCGCACCAGCGGGTGAAATGTGGTCGGTCGTGACACTATCCCCGAAAATGCCGAGGGCGTGGGCCCCTTCGATCGGCGCAATTTGCCCGGGCTGGGTCTGGAACCCGATGAAAAAGGGAGGTTCCTGAATGTAGGTACTCTTCTCGTCCCACTCAAAGACGTCTCCTACCGAGGACGGGATTTCGTTCCATTTCGGATTCTGGCTGACGAAATCGCTGTAAAGTTTACGGAAGACTTCCGGTTTCATGGCTGAATGCATGAGGTCGGCGACCTCCTTGATCGTGGGCCAGATATCTTTCAAATAAACGTCCTGTCCATTATTACCTTTCCCGATGGGGTCTTTGGACATGTCGATATCCACACGTCCGGCGAGGGCAAATGCCACCACCAAAGGAGGACTCATGAGGAAGTTTGATTTGATATTCTGGTGGACACGGGCCTCAAAATTACGGTTACCACTGAGGACCGAGGCCGCGACGAGGTCATTATCCACGACCACCTTTTCGATCGATGGGTCGAGGGGGCCGGAATTCCCGATGCAGGTCGTGCAGCCGTAACCGACGAGGTTAAACCCAAGCTGGTCAAAGTAGGGCTGGAGCCCGGTCTGGGTCAGGTAATCGGTGACTACACGTGACCCCGGTCCGAGGGAGGATTTGACTGCGGGATGGGGTTTTAACCCGGCCTCGACAGCTTTTTTCGCGACGAGACCGGCGGCGAGCATGACACTGGGATTTGAGGTATTTGTACAGCTCGTGATCGCGGCGATCAAGACACTGCCGTGCCCGATTTTGCCTTTACCGTGGCCATAACCATTCACTTCAGCGGATACTGATTTGAAATTTTCCGCTTTGTGTCCGAATCCTCCATCAGCCACGGGCTTTGAGAATGCACTGACAAACTCTTCTTTGAGTCTGGGCAGCTCGATACGGTCTTGGGGACGTTTTGGTCCGGCGACAGAAGGCACGACTGTATCGAGATCGATTTCGATGACCTGACTGTAATCCACCTCGCCCTTTTCTGGGATACCAAAGAGTCCTTGGGCCTTATAATAATTTGTATAATCGGTCAGGTGCATTTCCTCGCGTCCGGTGGCGCGGAGGTAATTCACACATTCCTCATCAACGGGGAAGAATCCCATGGTCGCCCCGTATTCAGGAGCCATATTCGCAATCGTCGCACGATCCACGACGGGTAAGGCCTTCGCACCGGGCCCGAAAAACTCCACAAATTTGCCGACGACTTTTGTCTTCCGTAAAAGCTGGGTGACGGTCAGGGCTAGATCAGTAGCTGTGACACCCTCGCGCAATTTGCCCGTGAGATGGACACCGACCACGTCAGGGGTCAGGAAATAAACCGGTTGCCCGAGCATTCCCGCCTCAGCCTCGATCCCGCCCACGCCCCAGCCGACAATGCCCAGACCATTAATCATGGTCGTGTGTGAATCGGTCCCGACGAGGGTGTCCGGATAAAAGACCCCGTCTTTTTCGAGGATGCCTTTGGCGAGGTATTCGAGATTTACCTGATGCACGATCCCGATACCGGGGGGCACGACCTTAAAGGTTTCAAAAGCTTGCATGCCCCACTTGAGGAATTCATAACGTTCGCGGTTACGTTTAAATTCCAGGTCGAGATTCTTTTCGTATGAATCCTTGTCCCCGGCGAAATCCACCTGCACCGAGTGGTCCACGACCAGATCGACAGGAACGAGGGGCTCGACCACCTTTGCATTCTTTCCCATGCGAGAAATGGCCGAACGCATCGCTGCTAGATCGACCAAGAGTGGCACCCCGGTAAAATCCTGGAGGACGATCCTTGCCACGACAAAAGGAATTTCATTCACGCGGGATTCGATAGGTTTCCATGCGGCGAGATTTTTGACATCCTGCTCGGAGATTTTTAGCCCGTCACAATTCCGGAGCACGGACTCCAAGACGATCCGGATGGATACAGGCAAACGGGAGATTTTACCGAATCCTTTGGATTCGAGTTCTGCCAGCGAATAAAAGTTCCCCTTTTTGCCGTTGCTGAGGTCAAAGGTTTTCCGAGAGAAATCAAGTGGGTTAGCCATAGGTTTTATCAAGTTAATATGTGAGTGTGACAAAATGGCTAAAAATACCCGTCTCTTCAAATAAAAAAACGGGGTTCAGCTAAAAAAACAGGAAGTATCTACCTGAAAATCTCTTTTAAAGCCGCTTAATCGGTCTTTCCATCAGCCCAGGCACGGACAAATCCGACTAATTCCGCGCAACTTGCACTGCGGGCTTGGCGCACAAAAAATCCGGAGGTGGCATTCCCCATGGTCAGACGGGATACAGGATCGAGCCCGAGGAGCTGGGCGCAGCAGTAACCGGCATTAAAGCGATCCCCTGCCCCCGTACTTTTCTTTGGATTCGCACAATACGGACCGTCAGCAGAATACTGGCCTGTATTATCCGCCATCGCCGCAAATTTCACACAATGGGTGACCACCTCAGATATACCGAGACTCTCCCGGATCTGCGCGGCTTGGGCGGCGACAGCCTCGGGGTTATTTTCGGCGCTGGGCAGGCCAAGCAAGCCGGCGACAATATTTCCTTCATTCCCATTCACTCCGAGGATCGTGCGTCCATATTTCTCAAAATCCTTCAGGGCCACTAACATCTCGGCGATATCCTCTTTGGCGCGGCTACTGGGATCGACTAAGTCGAGGAATATCCACGGGCGTTGGGTTAACTTACGATAAACCTCCTGCTGCAATTTACGCCAGACAGCCGTCATGTGAGGATAAAGTGTCCAGTTCGTCATCGCGATCAAACCCGCTTTTTTACATTCCGCCTCGAAAACACCGTCTGCAAGCACCTGATCGATCAATGCCCCGTCGAGCTCGGCGAGCTGGGTGACGGCACTGAGCATGACTTTGCCGTCTTGGAATTCAAAGGCCAGAGTGCGCCCATAAGATTTCCCCCATGACACACACATTTTGCAGCGGGCGGCAAAGTCATCAAAAGCCGGATGCCGGGGATTCCCCAGTGTCGCAAAGTTATGCAGAGGTACTCCTAAGCTGATCAGCCCGTCCCCGAGATTAACCGAACATCCGCCCGGGTCATTACGGTGGATCACGATCTCACGCAGACTCGAACGCCCCGCAGCGGCTTTGATCATGGAGCCAAACGTATCGATGTCCTTAACATGGGTCCAGTCGGCATGACCTTTGCGTTCATGCACCACATTGATCATTTCATCGACGAACCCGTCAAAACCGCTGACCACATGGAAGTTTTTGATTTTTTCCGCATTTTGTCCAAGAGTGGCGGCGAGGGAGTAGAGGATATCTTTCTGGCTCATATAAATAAGTGGTTAGTGCTTCTTTTCCTTTCAAGAAACACCCAGAATAAACACCCTTAGAGTCCTGTCACGGAAAAAACGCTCCTATGAAGGATGAAACCGGAGGGTGCTCCCGTGAATCACCATATTATCCATCTTGTGGTAACACGAAAGCTCGAGTTCTTTGATTTCTCTGAGTCGAGTCGCTATACTAAGGGCTTTTTCAAATCCCATTTTCCTTACTGAAAAACATTTGGAAATATATTTTCCCGATATATCACGCCAGCGCGCGATTACCCCGGTTATTTCGACACTGTCATCATGCACTCTTTTGACAAAACCCACACCGACCTTGCCGGTTTTATTCCGCTTATTTTTGCTGAGGCTATACGGGCGGGGGGAAGGAGGCCCCGCTTTCTCTAATAGATAGTCACGCCAAATCGTCGCTGCCTTCAGTGACAAAGCCTCACCTCCAAATGTACGGTGTGAAAAGCTTTTGCGGTAAATAATTTCTGATCTTTGGATCCTGACTTCAAACCTGCTGTGACGGTCGCAAATGAATTTTGTTTCGCTGTTTCTTGTGAATTCTAGATGAATTGGTTGAACCATATTTCCTCCGTTAGAAACACGCTAACTTAAAAAATATATTGACGAAAGAAGTCTTCTACAAACGGTAGTAAATATTCTTTAAACGGTGTTCTTAGCAATTATTACCTATTTCAAAAGAAGAACTTATGATCGTAAATAGACTAAATAAGCAGGGGAAAACCTGATTAATAGATAATTAATTGACACCGACTTCCCAAACGAGGTCACCGTCCATTTGATCTTTGTCCTGTCCCCTCACTCCCCCGTCATCTTTCAGGTTTAGGCTGACGGAATAAAGGCGGTATGATAGGGCACTGATCCGCTCGTAACGCCGGGGGTTCCCGTCGATTCTATCCGTAGGCACATTGAGCGCATACTCTGGGACAAGTTGCTCTAACTCCTCGGGGTAAGTTTTATTTTTCAGGTAATAGCGGTATTGCCCGAGATTCCTAAAACCACCGCAATCTGCGCGAAAGTCATTTCCTGCCAGAGCTACAGCTCCACCACGGCCCTCTGGTCTTCGGGGTGATGTCGTCCAAAGGCCCCGGAGAGTACATGGCGCAGCAGATCGGTATCGGCCTGTCCGGATTCCTCAAAATAAGAAGGCCTCCCAAGCCTCATGTCGTGCCGTGCGCGAACCCCGACGCCGGCACAGGTCCATGGCTTTATTATGCGCGAGCCGGAGGAGAAAAAAAAGCCGCTTCGTCATCCGCACCGTCGAGCAAATCGCCTTTGCGTGCGAGCTTAAGGAAAACCTGCGGGAGGACATCCTTTGTATCGCCCTCATTCCGTAGAAAACCCGTCAGGAAGGAATAAAGCCTCTGGCTATGCCTCTCGTAAAGCGCTTCAAGTGTCCGGATTTCCGCCATCTTCGACCAAAGGACGTTCTACCCCTTCCTCTTTGTCTAAGCAATTTGCTTTTTTCTCTCGAAAAATCCCCCCCTGAATTCCTTATACTGCGAAGCATTTGATAAAAACG
Protein-coding sequences here:
- the rlmN gene encoding 23S rRNA (adenine(2503)-C(2))-methyltransferase RlmN — protein: MTDLKSLLDTELKGWVGEQFEPQYRAGQILDWIYKKRVKSIDAMSNLPVEMRKKISEHFVLGNLELVRKQGSADTTQKFLWKLADGQMIESVLIPANPALYGETSDRHTLCVSSQVGCAYGCKFCASGLDGWKRNLLPDEIVGQVMAAEEHGGHKVNNIVFMGMGEPLSNYNNLLKAIRILNAEWGVGIGARKMTLSTSGLVPEIKRLAQEPQQIRLAISLHGATDETRDKIMPVNKKYPLEELLGACREYLKFRSQMITFEYILIAGVNDSPADADALGKICRNLKVKVNLIPYNKVDGLEWTRPTEARQIAFAEKVRSYDVTATLRLEKGHDIDAACGQLRLQEMKSA
- a CDS encoding DUF2283 domain-containing protein — its product is MKIKSFSDTDTALVEFSDFQISETKEVNDNIYIDLDAEGNLVSMTIEHAKSQAKIKELSFIEIDNSQEIAVKKPTTR
- the acnA gene encoding aconitate hydratase AcnA; amino-acid sequence: MANPLDFSRKTFDLSNGKKGNFYSLAELESKGFGKISRLPVSIRIVLESVLRNCDGLKISEQDVKNLAAWKPIESRVNEIPFVVARIVLQDFTGVPLLVDLAAMRSAISRMGKNAKVVEPLVPVDLVVDHSVQVDFAGDKDSYEKNLDLEFKRNRERYEFLKWGMQAFETFKVVPPGIGIVHQVNLEYLAKGILEKDGVFYPDTLVGTDSHTTMINGLGIVGWGVGGIEAEAGMLGQPVYFLTPDVVGVHLTGKLREGVTATDLALTVTQLLRKTKVVGKFVEFFGPGAKALPVVDRATIANMAPEYGATMGFFPVDEECVNYLRATGREEMHLTDYTNYYKAQGLFGIPEKGEVDYSQVIEIDLDTVVPSVAGPKRPQDRIELPRLKEEFVSAFSKPVADGGFGHKAENFKSVSAEVNGYGHGKGKIGHGSVLIAAITSCTNTSNPSVMLAAGLVAKKAVEAGLKPHPAVKSSLGPGSRVVTDYLTQTGLQPYFDQLGFNLVGYGCTTCIGNSGPLDPSIEKVVVDNDLVAASVLSGNRNFEARVHQNIKSNFLMSPPLVVAFALAGRVDIDMSKDPIGKGNNGQDVYLKDIWPTIKEVADLMHSAMKPEVFRKLYSDFVSQNPKWNEIPSSVGDVFEWDEKSTYIQEPPFFIGFQTQPGQIAPIEGAHALGIFGDSVTTDHISPAGAIKQNSPAGKHLIEKGVTFEDFNSYGSRRGNDRIMTRGTFANVRIKNLMVPGIEGGVTKLYGEGEQVFIHDAAEHYQSKTTPLIIFAGHEYGTGSSRDWAAKGTALLGVKAVVAESFERIHRSNLVGMGVLPLQFHDGVSAQTLGLDGTEKFDIVGLTNDVKPQSELILRIIRKDGKSEDVTVKCRIDTPIEVEYYRHGGILPYVLRQLVAKA
- a CDS encoding glutamine amidotransferase — encoded protein: MKPILMIKAGTTFPRIRANCGDVEKWYLDALGPLAGHARVCAAYEGDPLPPAESISAVIISGAHCMVTDKEPWSEQMASWLPGVIARGVPVLGVCYGHQLLTHALGGQVGYHPRGTEEGTFSVEFTPEASGDPLFGQFPRQIKVHASHSQTALRLPDGAKVLGANGFEPHHIVQFAPRVWGVQFHPEFTEDIMRLYIEEDAAALKEEGVNVDAALASVVPTPESNRIIERFARMII
- a CDS encoding tetratricopeptide repeat protein codes for the protein MPFGRVKKIRFRTATTVKIFLIINFVLFVSFGVFLSRCGVYDVIRGELLWKKGKYPEAIEDYKKAAAKGNLRSYIRLGSAYFFGDHVKTDNDEAFKWYQLAADRGNAYALAMLGSMYQSGKGIKKDLSMAFYYNLMSAKKGDTSAMVGVGLAYLNGEGTTQNKALAFYWMNEAAEKNNDVAIYNLGLFYEDGNGVEVDNNRALSCYLHLAEVGDLKSIFRAAYIYETVMKQDKTAYLYYQSAAEKGHPYSQYKTGCYLMEGKYVAKDEAKALKLFAKSAKKGESAALYELVRIHGEKTSKYYDEKKAFQYADELVKDQSTVKVYLLLGKLHKDHENFEKSYQYYEKAAETGDVLAKRELGRLLLTKESEITDTKKGLKILEELATDGDEIAMMELAKNYYEGISGDRDYQKAFEWITKADEKGSVTAKMLLGQVYINGEGVPVDIPKGVRLLQEAGTAGSLEAKYTLGDIYYHGYGVSIDQHKAVIWYREAADLGHEKSQMHLADCYLKGEGVIKDINEAFVWLEVASKAGNIEAPVKQKELLASLSGEEQASVRTKAEGMTKKINENIRKSTQNGDLYENQNIFSPEW
- a CDS encoding PfkB family carbohydrate kinase; the protein is MSQKDILYSLAATLGQNAEKIKNFHVVSGFDGFVDEMINVVHERKGHADWTHVKDIDTFGSMIKAAAGRSSLREIVIHRNDPGGCSVNLGDGLISLGVPLHNFATLGNPRHPAFDDFAARCKMCVSWGKSYGRTLAFEFQDGKVMLSAVTQLAELDGALIDQVLADGVFEAECKKAGLIAMTNWTLYPHMTAVWRKLQQEVYRKLTQRPWIFLDLVDPSSRAKEDIAEMLVALKDFEKYGRTILGVNGNEGNIVAGLLGLPSAENNPEAVAAQAAQIRESLGISEVVTHCVKFAAMADNTGQYSADGPYCANPKKSTGAGDRFNAGYCCAQLLGLDPVSRLTMGNATSGFFVRQARSASCAELVGFVRAWADGKTD